A genomic window from Pseudonocardia broussonetiae includes:
- a CDS encoding amidohydrolase family protein, with protein MTRTLIRGGHVLTMDPALGDLPTGDVLVEDGVIAAIAPSLPVTDAEVIDATGHLVLPGLVDTHRHTWQSLVRGICGDWTLGDYYFGIRLAISPAYTADDVRLGNRLGALDALNAGVTTLLDFSHCNNTPDHSDGAVLGLRDAGIRAAFCYGFFESSPEATRFGEHSARLADFHRVADTHFASDGLLTLGVSLSELYGLPWDRTVAELAAARERRALIVNHTGCVWGSVLTGGIGELDAHGLLGPDLVHVHCNTLDDAEWEAVARSGGKVSISVETELNMGMGRPAFARCHRHGIAPTLSADVISLNSGDLWHEMRFGLGLTRWEATEATNLAGAMPEAVTTTAKEALAWTTVNGADALGLGDRIGSLTPGKRADLQLVGGGAIEQHPRIDPYATLVFQTTAADVRTVLVDGRVVKRDGVLTGVDLPRLTAEADTAADAILGRVRDAGRALPGTPPGAFEALEPVARGFRDEAVRAVGAGR; from the coding sequence ATGACACGCACCCTCATCCGCGGCGGGCACGTCCTGACGATGGACCCGGCCCTCGGCGACCTCCCCACCGGTGACGTCCTCGTCGAGGACGGGGTGATCGCCGCCATCGCCCCGTCGCTGCCGGTCACGGACGCGGAGGTGATCGACGCGACCGGGCACCTCGTGCTGCCCGGGCTCGTCGACACCCACCGCCACACCTGGCAGTCCCTGGTCCGCGGCATCTGCGGCGACTGGACGCTGGGCGACTACTACTTCGGCATCCGGCTCGCGATCTCCCCGGCCTACACCGCCGACGACGTGCGCCTGGGCAACCGGCTCGGCGCCCTCGACGCGCTCAACGCCGGGGTGACGACGCTGCTCGACTTCTCCCACTGCAACAACACCCCCGACCACAGCGACGGCGCCGTCCTCGGCCTGCGCGACGCCGGCATCCGCGCGGCCTTCTGCTACGGGTTCTTCGAGAGCTCGCCCGAGGCCACCCGGTTCGGCGAGCACTCCGCGCGGCTCGCGGACTTCCACCGCGTCGCCGACACCCACTTCGCCTCCGACGGTCTGCTCACCCTCGGCGTCTCGCTCTCGGAGCTGTACGGGCTGCCGTGGGACCGCACCGTCGCGGAGCTGGCCGCGGCCCGCGAGCGCCGCGCGCTGATCGTCAACCACACCGGGTGCGTGTGGGGCAGCGTGCTGACCGGCGGCATCGGCGAGCTCGACGCCCACGGCCTGCTGGGGCCGGACCTGGTCCACGTGCACTGCAACACCCTCGACGACGCCGAGTGGGAGGCGGTCGCCCGCAGCGGCGGCAAGGTCTCGATCTCCGTGGAGACCGAGCTCAACATGGGCATGGGACGGCCGGCGTTCGCGCGCTGCCACCGGCACGGCATCGCCCCGACCCTGTCCGCCGACGTCATCTCGCTCAACTCCGGCGACCTCTGGCACGAGATGCGGTTCGGGCTCGGGCTCACGCGCTGGGAGGCCACCGAGGCGACGAACCTCGCGGGCGCGATGCCCGAGGCGGTCACGACGACCGCGAAGGAGGCGCTGGCCTGGACGACGGTCAACGGCGCGGACGCGCTCGGGCTGGGCGACCGGATCGGCTCGCTGACGCCGGGCAAGCGCGCCGACCTGCAGCTCGTCGGCGGGGGAGCGATCGAGCAGCACCCGCGGATCGACCCCTACGCCACGCTGGTCTTCCAGACCACCGCGGCCGACGTCCGCACCGTGCTGGTCGACGGCCGGGTCGTGAAGCGCGACGGCGTGCTCACCGGCGTCGACCTGCCCCGGCTCACCGCGGAGGCCGACACCGCCGCGGACGCGATCCTCGGCCGGGTCCGGGACGCGGGCCGCGCCCTCCCGGGCACGCCGCCGGGCGCCTTCGAGGCGCTGGAGCCGGTCGCCCGCGGCTTCCGCGACGAGGCGGTGCGGGCGGTGGGGGCAGGGCGGTAG
- a CDS encoding dodecin, with translation MSDNTYRVIEIVGTSANDVSEAIRNGIARAASTLDELDWFEVTQTRGHIENGEVAHFQVHLKVGFKLRQ, from the coding sequence GTGTCGGACAACACCTACCGCGTCATCGAGATCGTCGGAACCTCGGCGAACGACGTCAGCGAGGCGATCCGGAACGGCATCGCCCGCGCCGCGTCGACGCTCGACGAGCTCGACTGGTTCGAGGTCACGCAGACCCGCGGCCACATCGAGAACGGCGAGGTGGCCCACTTCCAGGTGCACCTGAAGGTGGGCTTCAAGCTCCGCCAGTAG
- a CDS encoding LysR family transcriptional regulator, with product MDVRSLRYAVTLADTLHFGRAAQVHYIAAQPFGRRIQALEREVGAPLFARTSRRVALTPAGERFLPRARQVLAQLDALLAPAEGRSDDPGVLRIGVLGFGLADLWPHVRELVGARLPELVVTTVELDWEGQYDAVRSGEVDLALTHDVGGADDLVLDRVLEVDRYAVVPVRSDLAAAERLTAADVDGRRWICPVGDAPGLSEWGDRSGRRDSVDVRSPSGVPTAVATSGRLGLHAEPARRFFPHPDVRYVPMEGPGATVSVASRPGDGREAVAVFRAAARAAAAVDLPDRNRSGP from the coding sequence ATGGACGTCCGTTCGCTCCGGTACGCGGTGACGCTCGCCGACACGCTCCACTTCGGACGCGCGGCGCAGGTGCACTACATCGCGGCCCAGCCCTTCGGGCGCCGCATCCAGGCCCTGGAGCGCGAGGTCGGGGCGCCGCTGTTCGCCCGCACCAGCCGCCGCGTCGCGCTCACCCCGGCCGGCGAGCGCTTCCTCCCCCGCGCCCGGCAGGTCCTCGCGCAGCTCGACGCCCTGCTGGCGCCGGCCGAGGGCCGCAGCGACGACCCGGGCGTCCTGCGGATCGGCGTGCTCGGCTTCGGACTGGCCGACCTGTGGCCGCACGTGCGCGAGCTGGTCGGGGCGCGTCTGCCGGAGCTGGTCGTGACCACCGTCGAGCTCGACTGGGAGGGCCAGTACGACGCCGTGCGCAGCGGCGAGGTCGACCTCGCGCTCACCCACGACGTCGGAGGGGCCGACGACCTGGTGCTGGACCGGGTGCTGGAGGTGGACCGCTACGCCGTCGTGCCGGTGCGGTCCGACCTCGCCGCGGCCGAGCGGCTCACCGCGGCCGACGTCGACGGGCGGCGGTGGATCTGCCCGGTCGGCGACGCCCCGGGTCTGTCGGAGTGGGGCGACCGGAGCGGTCGCCGCGACAGCGTCGACGTCCGCTCGCCGTCCGGCGTCCCGACCGCGGTGGCCACCAGCGGCCGGCTGGGCCTGCACGCGGAGCCCGCGCGCCGGTTCTTCCCGCACCCCGACGTCCGGTACGTGCCGATGGAGGGCCCGGGCGCCACGGTGTCGGTCGCGAGCCGCCCGGGCGACGGGCGCGAGGCCGTCGCGGTGTTCCGGGCCGCGGCCCGCGCCGCCGCCGCGGTCGACCTGCCGGACCGGAACCGATCCGGACCATGA
- a CDS encoding manganese catalase family protein, whose amino-acid sequence MFLHVQRMINEIVPDEPDPAAANALQEGLGGQFGEMRTMMQYLFQAFNFRGATGKPYRDLLYGVGTEEIGHVELIATTIARLTDGAPGYGGDPTEPLDVPGADGATPLAMALSGGNIHHYLVGAQGALPVDAAGNPWSGSYVYNSGNLVLDLLYNLMLESTGRLQKCRLYEMTDNKTARATISYLIVRDQAHENAYAKALESLGIDWGKTLPIPKTNAERFPEVKTLLDQGLHLKQFTFSADDLSEAGKIYRGEAPASVGGGRLTTEVMPEGFPMDIAAERPEEFGPGLDPDLLALVQATAELELADAEEPVKPKKAAAKKKPKVKK is encoded by the coding sequence ATGTTCCTGCACGTGCAACGCATGATCAACGAGATCGTCCCCGACGAGCCCGACCCCGCCGCGGCGAACGCGCTGCAGGAGGGCCTGGGCGGCCAGTTCGGCGAGATGCGCACGATGATGCAGTACCTGTTCCAGGCCTTCAACTTCCGCGGCGCCACGGGCAAGCCCTACCGCGACCTGCTCTACGGGGTGGGCACCGAGGAGATCGGGCACGTCGAGCTGATCGCCACCACCATCGCCCGGCTCACCGACGGCGCCCCCGGCTACGGCGGCGACCCGACCGAGCCCCTCGACGTCCCCGGCGCCGACGGCGCGACCCCGCTGGCGATGGCGCTCAGCGGCGGCAACATCCACCACTACCTGGTGGGGGCCCAGGGCGCCCTGCCCGTCGACGCCGCCGGGAACCCGTGGTCGGGCTCCTACGTCTACAACAGCGGCAACCTCGTGCTCGACCTGCTCTACAACCTGATGCTCGAGTCGACCGGGCGCCTGCAGAAGTGCCGGCTCTACGAGATGACCGACAACAAGACCGCCCGCGCCACGATCTCCTACCTGATCGTCCGCGACCAGGCCCACGAGAACGCCTACGCGAAGGCGCTGGAGTCCCTCGGGATCGACTGGGGGAAGACGCTGCCGATCCCGAAGACGAACGCCGAGCGGTTCCCGGAGGTCAAGACGCTGCTCGACCAGGGTCTGCACCTCAAGCAGTTCACGTTCAGCGCCGACGACCTGTCCGAGGCCGGGAAGATCTACCGCGGCGAGGCGCCGGCCAGCGTCGGCGGCGGGCGGCTGACGACCGAGGTCATGCCCGAGGGCTTCCCGATGGACATCGCGGCCGAGCGGCCCGAGGAGTTCGGGCCCGGCCTCGACCCCGACCTGCTCGCGCTCGTGCAGGCCACCGCCGAGCTCGAGCTGGCCGACGCCGAGGAGCCGGTGAAGCCCAAGAAGGCCGCGGCGAAGAAGAAGCCGAAGGTGAAGAAGTGA
- a CDS encoding 2-keto-4-pentenoate hydratase codes for MEPTADALAALLHRARSGRTLLDGAREATGLSLDEAYAVQDRLTALRLGEGRRRVGWKLGYTSAVMREQMGVDAPNHGPLLDDMVLDGTVAGGGAEAAGHLHPRVEPEIGIVLARDLAGTGLGIADVAAAVAEVRACLEVVDSIWLDYRFTAAQNTADGSSAAGVVVGPVLDVDPAECHGIPVELTGDGTVLATATSAAAGGHPLLGVAWLAGELAARGRGLRAGELVITGGLTAAVPLRAGHALAARFGTGAVVAVRRPAGETDAGCAPPP; via the coding sequence GTGGAACCGACCGCCGACGCCCTCGCCGCCCTCCTGCACCGCGCGCGGAGCGGGCGCACGCTGCTCGACGGCGCCCGCGAGGCGACGGGGCTCTCGCTCGACGAGGCCTACGCCGTCCAGGACCGGCTGACGGCGCTGCGGCTCGGCGAGGGACGCCGCCGGGTCGGGTGGAAGCTGGGCTACACCTCGGCGGTGATGCGGGAGCAGATGGGCGTGGACGCGCCGAACCACGGCCCGCTGCTGGACGACATGGTGCTCGACGGCACGGTGGCGGGTGGTGGCGCCGAGGCCGCCGGGCACCTCCACCCCCGCGTCGAGCCGGAGATCGGGATCGTCCTCGCCCGCGACCTGGCGGGCACCGGCCTCGGGATCGCCGACGTCGCCGCGGCCGTCGCGGAGGTGCGGGCCTGTCTGGAGGTCGTCGACTCGATCTGGCTCGACTACCGCTTCACCGCGGCGCAGAACACCGCCGACGGCTCGTCGGCCGCCGGCGTCGTGGTCGGCCCGGTCCTCGACGTCGACCCCGCGGAGTGCCACGGGATCCCCGTGGAGCTGACCGGCGACGGCACCGTCCTCGCGACGGCCACGTCCGCAGCGGCCGGCGGGCACCCCCTGCTCGGCGTCGCCTGGCTGGCGGGTGAGCTCGCCGCGCGCGGGCGGGGCCTGCGCGCGGGCGAGCTCGTCATCACCGGCGGGCTCACCGCCGCGGTGCCGCTGCGGGCCGGGCACGCGCTGGCGGCGCGGTTCGGCACCGGGGCCGTGGTGGCGGTGCGGCGGCCCGCCGGCGAGACCGACGCCGGGTGCGCACCGCCGCCGTGA
- a CDS encoding FAD-binding dehydrogenase, whose amino-acid sequence MSVDADVIVVGAGLAGLVAAAELADAGRRVLLLDQEGEQNLGGQAFWSLGGLFLVGSPEQRRLGITDSVELAMQDWLGTAAFDRGVDDPAGEDHWGRRWASAYVEFAAGEKRSWLHAQGMRWIPLVGWAERGGHLADGHGNSVPRFHTTWGTGPGVLAPFERRVREAVAAGRVEFRFRHRVDALLTTDGAVDGVGGAVLDPTAVARGERSSRTEAGTFELRAPAVLVTSGGIGADHDLVRANWPARLGAAPERMISGVPEHVDGRMLAITEQAGGRIVNRDRMWHYTEGIANWDPIWARHGIRILPGPSSLWFDARGRRFGAPNFPGFDTLGTLAAITATGYDHSWFVLTQKIIEKEFALSGSEQNPDLTGKDVKLTLSRVRPGAAAPVEAFKRHGADFVVADTLPELVAGMNALTDEPLLDLADLERQIVARDREMDNAFTKDLQVMAIHNSRRSLTERLARTAAPHKILDPKAGPLIAVRLNILTRKTLGGLQTDLSGRVLSADGTPVPGLYAAGEVAGFGGGGVHGYRSLEGTFLGGCLFSGRGAGRAIAAATAS is encoded by the coding sequence GTGAGCGTGGACGCGGACGTGATCGTGGTGGGGGCCGGGCTGGCCGGGCTGGTGGCGGCCGCCGAGCTGGCCGACGCGGGCCGGCGGGTGCTGCTGCTGGACCAGGAGGGTGAGCAGAACCTGGGCGGGCAGGCGTTCTGGTCGCTCGGCGGGCTGTTCCTCGTCGGCTCCCCGGAGCAGCGGCGGCTGGGCATCACGGACTCCGTCGAGCTGGCGATGCAGGACTGGCTCGGCACCGCCGCGTTCGACCGCGGCGTCGACGACCCGGCGGGCGAGGACCACTGGGGCCGCCGGTGGGCGAGCGCCTACGTCGAGTTCGCCGCCGGGGAGAAGCGGTCCTGGCTGCACGCGCAGGGGATGCGCTGGATCCCGCTGGTCGGCTGGGCCGAGCGGGGCGGGCACCTCGCCGACGGCCACGGCAACTCCGTGCCGCGCTTCCACACCACGTGGGGCACCGGGCCGGGGGTGCTGGCGCCGTTCGAGCGCCGCGTCCGCGAGGCGGTGGCGGCCGGGCGGGTCGAGTTCCGGTTCCGCCACCGCGTCGACGCGCTGCTCACCACCGACGGCGCGGTCGACGGCGTCGGCGGGGCGGTGCTGGATCCGACGGCGGTGGCGCGCGGGGAGCGCAGCTCGCGCACGGAGGCCGGGACGTTCGAGCTGCGGGCCCCGGCGGTGCTCGTCACCTCCGGCGGGATCGGCGCCGACCACGACCTGGTGCGCGCGAACTGGCCCGCCCGGCTCGGGGCCGCGCCCGAGCGGATGATCTCCGGGGTGCCCGAGCACGTCGACGGCCGGATGCTGGCGATCACCGAGCAGGCCGGCGGGCGGATCGTCAACCGCGACCGGATGTGGCACTACACCGAGGGCATCGCGAACTGGGACCCGATCTGGGCCCGGCACGGCATCCGGATCCTGCCCGGGCCGTCGTCGCTGTGGTTCGACGCCCGCGGCCGCCGCTTCGGCGCCCCGAACTTCCCCGGGTTCGACACCCTCGGCACGCTCGCCGCGATCACCGCCACCGGCTACGACCACTCCTGGTTCGTGCTCACCCAGAAGATCATCGAGAAGGAGTTCGCGCTGTCGGGGTCGGAGCAGAACCCCGACCTGACCGGCAAGGACGTCAAGCTGACGCTGAGCCGCGTGCGGCCCGGGGCGGCCGCGCCGGTGGAGGCGTTCAAGCGCCACGGCGCCGACTTCGTCGTGGCCGACACCCTCCCCGAGCTCGTCGCGGGGATGAACGCGCTGACCGACGAGCCGCTGCTCGACCTCGCCGACCTCGAGCGCCAGATCGTGGCCCGCGACCGCGAGATGGACAACGCGTTCACCAAGGACCTGCAGGTGATGGCCATCCACAACTCGAGGCGCTCGCTCACCGAGCGCCTGGCCCGCACCGCCGCGCCGCACAAGATCCTCGACCCGAAGGCCGGGCCGCTGATCGCGGTGCGCCTGAACATCCTCACCCGCAAGACCCTGGGCGGGCTGCAGACCGACCTGTCCGGGCGGGTGCTGTCCGCGGACGGCACGCCGGTCCCGGGCCTGTACGCGGCCGGGGAGGTCGCCGGATTCGGCGGCGGCGGCGTGCACGGCTACCGCTCGCTGGAGGGCACCTTCCTCGGCGGCTGCCTGTTCTCCGGGCGCGGGGCCGGGCGGGCGATCGCCGCGGCGACCGCGTCGTGA
- a CDS encoding LuxR C-terminal-related transcriptional regulator — translation MTTTGPRVRETSSTGGVPRSASTRFRAPAHVRNVIERRRVLDALRASAGAQLTVIHAPAGYGKTTVAVQWLQVLRDAGASVAWLGLHRDDNAPHWFLSHLLEAVRRALPGGVDAIDDLAGLVEQSAEDVQGYTLSVLLELVAAHEGGFVLAFDDWHLVEDAAVRRALVHVLDFAPPNLSVVLTSRRRPQLPLSRLRVRGQLVEIDAEALRFDLDEAREFLVELNGLRLDGDDVARLSENTDGWVAALQLVSLSLRDSDDPGALIRGFSGRHHSVGEYLAENVLDALAPDVLDFLLATSVCDRLCGELAGALAGRGDGQAMLEELEERDLFLRPLDGEREWFRYHHLFADYLRRRLDRDHPGRAAGLHARASAWFAAHDLVSEAVDHALTGGDVERATDLVEQHAMLLVEHSRMVSLLGLVSRLPATAADDRPALLMAVSWANCLLQRAEAAQSSLDVLRSALPAPGVDPDGADPDGADPGGVDALGEMRSEADVVQACIDIYGDRTDRAEGLVRTSLDRSGSYRPWVVSVAANIQSFCDIHAMRFARARERQQWARRFHDRTTGPFSGVYGRCFAGVAALSQLDTTGAEVQLRGAVVLARESAGRRSHAAQLAGALLGELHYVRGQLDEAERLLTESGELGAESGVVDFMIASFALLARIKAGRGAADEAAELLLEGAQVADRLGLHRLRTAVGAERITQLLARGRIREARRVAGDLPEGSCRHGGIGARIDQLRTSSLAAVHSAEGDHERAVALVQDLIVEARRRGQVRTVVELSVQLAGIQERATRFMAAERTLAGVLDRVVARGAPQLVREGGPDVRVVLERVAARALHGASADALPAVEQLEVVLAAPGGAAAPSPTDLTGREREILQMLDLGRGNQQIATATGVTVNTVKWYLKNIYGKLGAGNRTEAVSVARRHGLLG, via the coding sequence ATGACGACGACCGGTCCGCGGGTGCGGGAGACGTCCTCGACCGGCGGTGTCCCGCGCAGCGCGTCGACCCGGTTCCGCGCCCCGGCCCACGTCCGCAACGTGATCGAGCGCCGCCGGGTGCTGGACGCGCTGCGCGCTTCGGCCGGGGCGCAGCTGACGGTGATCCACGCCCCGGCGGGCTACGGCAAGACCACGGTGGCGGTCCAGTGGCTGCAGGTGCTGCGCGACGCCGGCGCGTCCGTCGCCTGGCTGGGGCTGCACCGCGACGACAACGCCCCGCACTGGTTCCTGTCGCACCTGCTCGAGGCGGTGCGGCGGGCGCTCCCGGGCGGGGTGGACGCGATCGACGACCTGGCCGGGCTGGTCGAGCAGAGCGCCGAGGACGTGCAGGGCTACACGCTGTCGGTCCTGCTCGAGCTCGTCGCCGCGCACGAGGGCGGGTTCGTGCTGGCGTTCGACGACTGGCACCTCGTCGAGGACGCCGCGGTGCGCCGGGCCCTGGTGCACGTGCTGGACTTCGCGCCGCCGAACCTGTCGGTCGTGCTGACCAGCCGCCGCCGCCCGCAGCTGCCCCTGAGCCGGCTGCGGGTGCGGGGCCAGCTCGTCGAGATCGACGCCGAGGCGCTGCGGTTCGACCTCGACGAGGCCCGGGAGTTCCTCGTCGAGCTCAACGGCCTGCGCCTGGACGGGGACGACGTCGCGCGGCTGTCGGAGAACACCGACGGGTGGGTCGCGGCCCTGCAGCTGGTGTCGCTGTCGCTGCGCGACAGCGACGACCCGGGTGCGCTGATCCGGGGCTTCTCGGGCCGGCACCACTCGGTGGGGGAGTACCTCGCGGAGAACGTGCTCGACGCCCTCGCGCCCGACGTCCTGGACTTCCTGCTGGCCACGTCGGTGTGCGACCGCCTGTGCGGGGAGCTCGCCGGCGCGCTCGCCGGTCGGGGCGACGGGCAGGCGATGCTCGAGGAGCTGGAGGAGCGCGACCTGTTCCTGCGCCCGCTGGACGGGGAGCGGGAGTGGTTCCGCTACCACCACCTGTTCGCCGACTACCTGCGGCGGCGGCTGGACCGGGACCACCCCGGCCGGGCGGCGGGGCTGCACGCCCGGGCGTCGGCGTGGTTCGCCGCGCACGACCTGGTGTCCGAGGCCGTCGACCACGCGCTGACCGGTGGCGACGTCGAACGGGCCACCGACCTCGTGGAGCAGCACGCGATGCTGCTGGTCGAGCACAGCCGGATGGTCAGCCTCCTGGGCCTGGTCAGCCGGTTGCCGGCGACGGCGGCCGACGACCGGCCGGCGCTGCTCATGGCGGTGTCGTGGGCCAACTGCCTGCTGCAGCGCGCCGAGGCGGCGCAGTCGTCGCTCGACGTGCTGCGCTCGGCGCTGCCGGCGCCGGGCGTCGACCCCGACGGCGCCGATCCCGACGGCGCCGATCCCGGCGGCGTCGATGCGCTCGGGGAGATGCGCAGCGAGGCCGATGTGGTCCAGGCCTGCATCGACATCTACGGCGACCGCACCGACCGGGCGGAGGGGCTGGTCCGCACGAGCCTGGACCGCTCGGGGAGCTACCGGCCGTGGGTCGTGTCGGTCGCGGCCAACATCCAGTCGTTCTGCGACATCCACGCGATGCGCTTCGCCCGGGCGCGGGAGCGGCAGCAGTGGGCCCGTCGCTTCCACGACCGCACCACCGGCCCGTTCTCCGGGGTCTACGGGCGCTGCTTCGCCGGTGTCGCGGCGCTGTCGCAGCTCGACACGACCGGGGCGGAGGTGCAGCTGCGGGGGGCGGTCGTGCTGGCCCGCGAGTCGGCCGGGCGGCGGTCGCACGCCGCGCAGCTCGCCGGCGCGCTGCTCGGCGAGCTGCACTACGTGCGCGGCCAGCTCGACGAGGCGGAGCGGCTGCTGACCGAGAGCGGGGAGCTCGGAGCGGAGAGCGGGGTCGTCGACTTCATGATCGCCAGCTTCGCGCTGCTGGCCCGGATCAAGGCCGGCCGCGGCGCCGCCGACGAGGCGGCCGAGCTGCTGCTGGAGGGCGCCCAGGTCGCCGACCGCCTCGGGCTGCACCGGCTGCGCACCGCGGTCGGGGCGGAGCGGATCACCCAGCTCCTGGCGCGCGGCCGGATCCGGGAGGCCCGGCGGGTGGCCGGTGACCTGCCGGAGGGGTCGTGCCGGCACGGGGGCATCGGGGCCCGGATCGACCAGCTGCGGACGTCGTCGCTGGCCGCGGTGCACTCGGCCGAGGGCGACCACGAGCGGGCGGTCGCACTGGTCCAGGACCTGATCGTCGAGGCCCGGCGGCGGGGGCAGGTGCGGACGGTGGTCGAGCTGTCGGTGCAGCTCGCCGGGATCCAGGAGCGGGCGACGCGGTTCATGGCGGCCGAGCGCACCCTCGCCGGGGTCCTGGACCGCGTCGTGGCGCGGGGGGCGCCCCAGCTCGTGCGCGAGGGGGGACCGGACGTGCGGGTGGTGCTCGAACGGGTCGCCGCCCGCGCGCTGCACGGGGCCTCGGCCGACGCGCTGCCGGCCGTCGAGCAGCTCGAGGTGGTGCTCGCCGCCCCGGGCGGGGCCGCCGCGCCGTCGCCGACGGACCTGACCGGGCGGGAGCGCGAGATCCTGCAGATGCTCGACCTCGGGCGCGGCAACCAGCAGATCGCCACGGCGACCGGGGTCACCGTGAACACGGTGAAGTGGTACCTCAAGAACATCTACGGGAAGCTCGGCGCCGGCAACCGCACCGAGGCCGTGTCGGTGGCGCGCCGCCACGGCCTGCTCGGGTGA